A single genomic interval of Helianthus annuus cultivar XRQ/B chromosome 13, HanXRQr2.0-SUNRISE, whole genome shotgun sequence harbors:
- the LOC110901600 gene encoding UPF0481 protein At3g47200, whose protein sequence is MENMKKSYFVKLLREVGSPDQTLQNCMQMVMGLMERIRRYYFGVDLNTYTNDELALMMVIDGCYILRYINNLSISGSLYSDNKLRSRNIALDLVLLENQIPFFVLEYIHDLTVQKMQPQSNLTTMLKVILDHINPFEDPLKLENVGTDATHKHILGLLHTCYKPIFHELPIISTIPTAHSAVELDRVGVKIKPNKTLTWPMEMKFKKKSKFWHKPTLKMPVVRVDNFFEVVLRNLIAYEQYSPVENYVTSYAMAMHMLVPTPADIAKLGKSGVIISHLGSNEKASNLISSICENVNLPDFYYMEPWKNIAQHCNSYWPRNLGVFKGTYIDTPWKVIALLAAIVVFLITVIQFFR, encoded by the coding sequence atggaaaacatgaaaaagaGTTATTTCGTTAAACTATTGCGTGAGGTAGGCTCACCGGATCAAACTCTTCAAAACTGTATGCAAATGGTGATGGGTTTAATGGAACGAATTAGGAGATATTATTTTGGGGTGGATTTAAACACGTATACTAATGATGAGCTTGCTTTGATGATGGTTATAGATGGTTGTTACATACTTAGATATATTAATAATCTTTCTATAAGTGGCAGTTTATATTCAGACAACAAGTTACGCAGTAGGAATATCGCTTTGGACCTGGTGTTGCTAGAAAATCAGATCCCATTTTTTGTTCTTGAATACATCCATGACCTCACTGTCCAAAAAATGCAACCACAATCCAATCTAACAACCATGCTTAAGGTTATACTAGATCACATCAATCCGTTTGAAGATCCCTTAAAACTTGAAAATGTTGGCACAGATGCAACTCATAAACACATTCTTGGCCTTCTACACACATGTTACAAACCTATATTTCATGAACTACCGATAATATCAACAATTCCAACAGCCCACTCAGCCGTAGAACTAGATAGAGTTGGGGTGAAGATCAAGCCAAATAAAACCTTGACTTGGCCAATGGAAATGAAGTTTAAAAAGAAATCCAAGTTCTGGCATAAACCTACTCTCAAAATGCCAGTAGTGCGTGTTGACAATTTCTTTGAAGTCGTGTTAAGGAACCTCATTGCATACGAGCAGTACTCTCCGGTTGAGAATTATGTTACATCATATGCCATGGCAATGCATATGCTAGTCCCTACTCCAGCAGATATTGCTAAGTTGGGAAAATCAGGTGTCATTATCAGCCACTTGGGTTCAAACGAAAAGGCTTCAAATTTGATAAGCAGCATATGCGAAAATGTCAACTTGCCAGATTTCTATTACATGGAACCATGGAAGAATATAGCTCAACACTGCAACAGTTACTGGCCCAGAAATTTAGGGGTGTTTAAGGGAACATATATTGATACTCCATGGAAAGTGATTGCTCTACTTGCTGCAATTGTAGTGTTTCTTATTACTGTAATTCAATTCTTTCGTTAA